One Helicobacter pylori NCTC 11637 = CCUG 17874 = ATCC 43504 = JCM 12093 genomic window, CATCCAAATCATTTCTAACGCTCAAAATAAAATCTATAAACTCCATCAAGTCAAAAATGAAATCACCAACATGCCTAAAACCTTTGCATATATCAACAACGCTTTAAAAAACAATTCCAAATTAACCCCCACTGAAATCCAAGCTGAGAAATACTACCTCCAATCCAGCTTTGAAAATATTGAAAAAATAGTCATGCTTAGCGGGGGCGTTGCATCTAACCCACAATTAGTCCAAGCGTTAGAAAAAATGCAAGAACCCATTACTAACCCTTTAGAATTTGAAGAAAATTTAAAAAATTTAGAAGCGCAATTTGCTCAATCTCAAAACCGCATGCTTTCTTCTTTATCTTCTCAAATCGCTGCCATTTCAAATTCCTTAAACGCACTTGATCCCACCTCTTATTCTAAAAACATTTCAAGCATGTATGGGGTAACTTTGAGCGTGGGCTATAAGCATTTCTTCACTAAGAAAAAAAATCAAGGGTTGCGCTATTACTTGTTCTATGATTATGGTTACACCAATTTTGGTTTTGTGGGTAACGGCTTTGATGGTTTAGGCAAAATGAATAACCACCTCTATGGGCTTGGGATAGATTATCTTTATAATTTCATTGATAATGCACAAAAACATTCTAGCGTGGGTTTTTATGCGGGCTTTGCTTTAGCGGGGAGTTCGTGGGTAGGGAGTGGTTTGAGCATGTGGGTGAGCGAAACGGATTTTATCAACAATTACTTGACGGGCTATCAAGCTAAAATGCACACGAGTTTTTTCCAGATCCCTTTGAATTTTGGGGTTCGTGTGAATGTCAATAGGCATAACGGCTTTGAAATGGGCTTGAAAATCCCTTTAGCAGTCAATTCCTTTTATGAAACGCATGGTAAAGGGCTAAACACTTCCCTCTTTTTCAAACGCCTTGTGGTGTTTAATGTGAGTTATGTTTATAGTTTTTAGGGGCTTAGGGAAACAAGCACCCCTTAAATGTTATCGCAACAATTTTAAAGATTTAGTTTTTTTGTCTCAAATGATGGACACTCTCGCCCCCAAGACCATAATTATTAGAATCGACCTCATCTATAATGACCACAATAGAAGCCTTATTTTTGTTTAACACCTTAACCATCAAATCTGAAACCCCTTCAATCAATTGCTGTTTTTGCTCATTTGTTGGCCCTCCATTTTCTGGCACAAGTTTGATATTGATAAACGGCATAGTATTCCTTTAATTTGAGATGACGCATTATAACGCTTTTATCCATAAATTTGAAACGATTTTTTAAAAAAACAATGGATAAAAACCCTTTTGATCCCTTTAGAGTTAAGTTTGATATACTAACAGAATGAATACTTATAAAAACAGCTTGAACCACTTTTTAAATTTAGTGGATTGTTTAGAAAAGATCCCCAATGTGGGTAAAAAGTCTGCCTTTAAAATGGCGTATCATTTGGGTTTAGAAAACCCCTATCTGGCGCTCAAAATCACGCACGCTTTAGAGAACGCGCTAGAAAACCTTAAAACATGTTCATCTTGTAACGCGCTCAGCGAGAGTGAGGTTTGTGAGATTTGCTCTGATGAGAGCCGACAAAATTCTCAGCTTTGCATGGTTTTACACCCAAGAGATGTGTTTATTTTAGAAGATTTAAAGGATTTTTTAGGGCGCTATTATGTGTTAAATTCCATAGAAGAGGTGGATTTTAACGCCCTAGAAAAACGCCTGATTGAAGAAAACATTAAAGAAATCATTTTTGCTTTCCCTCCCACTTTGGCTAATGATTCTCTAATGCTTTATATTGAAGATAAATTACAGCATTTCCACCTCACTTTCACCAAAATCGCTCAAGGCGTGCCTACTGGAGTGAATTTTGAAAACATTGACTCCGTTTCGCTCTCAAGGGCGTTTAATTCAAGGATCAAAGCATGAATTTAAATTTTATGCCCCTATTGCATGCTTACAACCATGCGAGCATTGATTTTCATTTCAATTCTAGCGCTAGGGATTTTTGCGTGCATGAAGTGCCTTTGTATGAATTCAGTAACACAGGCGAACATGCCGTTATTCAAGTGAGGAAAAGCGGTTTAAGCACTTTAGAAATGCTTCAAATTTTTTCTCAAATTTTAGGGGTAAGAATCGCTGAATTGGGTTATGCGGGCTTGAAAGATAAAAACGCGCTGACGACTCAATTCATCTCACTCCCTAAAAAATACGCCCCTTTATTAGAAAAAAACACGAGCAACTTTCAAGAAAGAAACCTTAAAATCCTGTCTTTGAATTACCACCATAATAAAATCAAATTGGGGCATTTGAAAGGGAATCGCTTTTTTATGCGTTTTAAAAAAATGACCCCCCTAAACGCTCAAAAGACTGAGCAGGTTTTAGAACAAATCGCGCAGTTTGGCATGCCTAATTATTTTGGCTCGCAACGCTTTGGGAAGTTCAATGACAACCACCAAGAGGGTTTAAAAATCTTACAAAATCAAACGAAATTCGCCCATCAAAAATTAAACGCTTTTTTAATTTCAAGCTATCAAAGTTATTTGTTTAACGCGCTTTTAAGCAAACGATTAGAAATCAGTAAAATCATTAGCGATTTTAGCCTAAAAGAAAATTTAGAATTTTTTAAACAAAAAAATTTAAGCGTTGATTCAAACACTCTAAAAACCCTTAAAAACCAAGCCCACCCCTTTAAAATTTTAGAAGGCGATGTGATGTGCCATTACCCTTATGGGAAGTTTTTTGACGCTTTAGAATTAGAAAAAGAGGGCGAAAGGTTTTTGAAAAAAGAAGTTGCGCCTACGGGGTTACTAGATGGCAAAAAAGCTCTTTATGCAAAAAATTTGAGTTTAGAAATTGAAAAAGAATTCCAGCATAATCTTTTAAGTAGCCATGCTAAAACGCTAGGATCCAGGAGGTTTTTTTGGGTGTTTGCAGAAAATATAACTTCTCAATACATGAAAGAAAAAGCGCAATTTGAATTAGGATTTTACTTGCCTAAAGGGAGTTATGCGAGCGCGTTGCTCAAAGAAATCAAGCATGAGAAAGGAGAAAATAATGACGAATTTTGAAAAGATTATCGCGCAAAACAGGATCAAAACGAACGCGGTTTTAGCGACTTATTGCGCGATTTTTGCTTTTATCGGGTTGTTGGTGGATGTCATTAGAATCAACGCTAATGATTTAGGAACAGCTCTTTTTAAACTCATGACTTTTCAAATTTTTCCTACAATTACCATTATCATGTTTTTAGCGGCTTTTGTCATTATTGTTGTTTGTATCCAAAATTTTAGCTCTATCATGTTAAGCGGTGATGGATACAAACTTATTGACACAAGCAAGGTTTTAAGCTCTAAAGAAAATCAAATCCATCGCCTTTTGTTAGAGCTTTTAGAAGAGGCTAAGCTTCATTTTGAGCCTAAGCTTTATATCATTAACGCCCCTTACATGAACGCTTTTGCGAGCGGGTGGAATGAATCCAATTCTCTTATCGCTCTTACAAGCGCTTTAATAGAAAGGTTGGATAAAGATGAATTGAAAGCCGTGATCGCTCATGAGCTCAGCCATATCAGGCACAACGACATTCGCTTGACCATGTGCGTGGGGATTTTAAGCAATATCATGCTGTTAGTGGCTAATTTTAGCGTGTATTTTTTCATGGGGAATCGCAAGAATAGTGGGGCGAATTTAGCCCGAATGATTTTATTAGTCTTGCAGATCATCTTGCCTTTTTTAACGCTTATTTTGCAAATGTATTTGAGCCGCACACGAGAATACATGGCCGATAGCGGGGCGGCGTTTTTAATGCATGACAATAAGCCCATGATTAGAGCCTTACAAAAAATTTCTAACGACTATGCGAACAACGATTACAAGGGCATAGATCAGAACTCCACCCGATCGGCGGCTTATCTTTTTAACGCTGAAATGTTTAGCACCCACCCTAGCGTTAAAAATCGTATCCAATCCTTAAGAAAGCGTGTGATTTAAATGGAAAATTTTTTCAACCAATTTTTTGAAAACATCGGCGAAGATAAGAATAGAGAAGGTTTGAAAGAGACGCCTAAAAGGGTTCAAGAATTATGGAAATTCTTGTATAAAGGCTATAAAGAAGATCCTAAAGTGGCTTTAAAAAGCGCGTATTTTCAAGGCGTTTGCGATGAAATGATAGTGGCTCAAAACATTGAATTTTACTCCACTTGCGAACACCATTTGCTCCCTTTTTTGGGGAATATTAGCGTGGGATATATCCCTAAGGAAAAGATTGTAGGCATTAGCGCGATCGCTAAACTCATTGAAATTTATAGCAAACGCTTGCAAATCCAAGAAAGGCTGACCACTCAAATTGCAGAAACCTTTGATGAAATCATAGAGCCAAGGGGCGTGATCGTGGTTTGTGAAGCTAAGCATTTGTGCATGAGCATGCAAGGGGTGCAAAAGCAAAATGCGATCATTAAAACAAGCGTTCTAAAAGGCCTCTTTAAAAAAGACCCTAAAACCAGAGCTGAATTTATGCAACTCTTAAAATCTTAGGTTATAATTCCATGCATGAATAACCCTAATTTATCCTTTTATTATAATGAGTGCGAGCGTTTTGAAAGCTTTTTAAACCACCATCATTTACACCTTGAAAGCTTCCACCCTTATTTGGAAAAAGCCTTTTTTGAAATGGTGCTTAATGGGGGTAAGAGATTTCGCCCTAAGCTTTTTTTAGCCGTGCTTTGCGCGTTAGTGGGTCAAAAAGATTATTCTAACCAACAAACAGAATATTTTAAAATCGCTTTAAGCATTGAATGCTTACACACTTATTCGCTCATCCATGACGATTTACCATGCATGGATAATGCCGCTTTAAGGAGAAACCACCCCACTTTACACGCTAAATACGATGAAACCACAGCCGTTTTAGTCGGCGATGCGCTCAACACTTACTCTTTTGAATTGCTTTCAAACGCTTTACTAGAAAGCCATATCATTGTGGAATTAATCAAAATCTTAAGCGTTAATGGGGGGATTAAAGGCATGATCTTAGGGCAGGCTTTGGATTGCTATTTTGAAAACACGCCCTTAAATTTAGAGCAGCTCACTTTCTTACACGAGCATAAAACCGCTAAATTGATTAGCGCAAGCCTGATGATGGGGCTTGTTGCGAGCGGTATTAAAGATGAAGAGCTTTTTAAATGGCTTCAGGCTTTTGGGTTAAAAACGGGTCTTTGTTTTCAAGTGTTAGATGATATTATAGATGTTACGCAAGATGAAGAAGAAAGCGGTAAAACCACTCATTTAGACAGCACTAAAAACAGCTTTGTGAATTTATTGGGGCTAGAGAAAGCGAATGATTACGCTCAAACTTTAAAAACAGAGATTTTAAACGATTTAAACCTATTAAAACCCGCTTACCCTTTATTGCAAGAAAATTTAAACGCATTATTGAACACTCTATTTAAAGGCAAGACATGAAAAAAATTTTACTCACCAACGATGATGGCTACCATGCAAAAGGCATTAAAGCTTTAGAACAAGCTTTAGAAGAAATGGCAGAAATTTATGTGGTCGCCCCCAAGCATGAAAAAAGCGCATGCTCGCAATGCATCACCATCACTGCACCTTTAAGAGCGGAGAAAATTAAGGGTAAAGAAGGCCGGCATTATAGGATTGATGATGGCACGCCAAGCGATTGCGTGTATCTGGCTATTAATGAGCTTTTTAAACATGTTTGTTTTGATTTAGTGGTTTCAGGGATCAATCTTGGATCTAACATGGGCGAAGACACGATTTATTCGGGAACGGTGGCCGGAGCGATTGAAGGCACCATCCAAGGCGTGCCTTCCATTGCGATTTCTCAGATCCTTTCTAACAAAAACAAAAACACCCCCCTAAGTTTTGATCTAGCTCAAAAGATTATCCAGGATTTAGTCCAAAACATCTTCACAAACGGCTACCCTTTAAAAGGACGCAAACTCCTAAATGTGAATGTCCCTAATTGCTCCTTACAAGAATATAAGGGTGAACGCATCACCCCTAAGGGCTATAGGCTGTATAAAAAAGAAGTGCATAAACGCACAGACCCCAAGAATGAAAGCTATTTTTGGCTAGGGTTGCACCCTTTAGAATGGCAAAAGCGTGAAAATGAAGACAGACTCTCTGATTTTGACGCTATTGCTTCAAACCATGCCTCTATCACGCCTTTAAATTTAGACTTAACCAGTTATGATGATCTGAAAAGCTTGGAATCTTGGCATGAGGGAATGTTAAAGTGAGTAAAAATCACCGCTTGGCTTTTTTAGGGCTAATTGTTGGGGTGTTTTTTTTCTTTAATGCATGCCAACACCGCTTGCACATGGGGTATTATTCAGAAGTTACAGGGGATTATTTGTTCAACTATAATTCCACTATCGTGGTGGCTTATGACAGAAGCGATGCGATGACTTCTTATTATATCAATGTGATTGTTTATGAATTGCAAAAATTAGGCTTTTACAATGTCTTCACACAAGCGGAATTCCCACTAGATAAAGCCAAAAATGTAATCTATGCACGCATTGTCCGTAACATCTCAGCTGTGCCGTTCTACCAATACAATTACCAGCTGATCGATCAGGTCAATAAGCCTTGTTATTTTCTTGGGGGGCAGTTTTATTGCTCCCAAACCCCTACCGATTACTACGCTATCAATGGCTTTAGCGAGCAAATTTTAATGAGCGCTAATTCGCATTTTATTTTAGATTGGTATGATGTGGTGTTGCAAAAACGGGTTTTATATGTGGATGGGAGCGTGAGCGGGAGGACTTGCGGCTATCAGATGCTTTATAGGGATTTGATTAAAAGCACGATCAAGCGCATTGATTTTAACCGCCCTGAACGCTACTACTACAATTTAAGACTGCCCCTTTATCAGCCATGTTATAGAGAATGAAATGGTTATCAGGCGATTGTATAAATTTTGCGCTAGCCATGTGGTGCGCAATTGCTCTTCTTTAAAATGCGCTCAAAATATCCATGGGCATAATTATGAAGTGGAAGTCTTTATTGAAACCAACCGCTTGGATAATGCGAACATGGCATTAGATTTTGGGCTGATGCAGCAAGAAATGCAGGTTTTCATTGAGTCGTTTGATCATGCCCATCATTTTTGGGACAAAGAAAGCCTTGAGTTCCAGCGTTTTATAGAAAATCATTGCGTGCGTTACGTGAAATGCTCGTTTAATTTGAGCGCAGAGAGTTACGCCCTCATGTTTTTATACTACTTGACAAAAATTTTACAAAAAAGCGTTTTTTCTAATGATGAAGGGGAGTTAAAAGTTTCTAGCGTGCGCGTGCATGAGACTAAAAACGGCTACGCTGAAAGCTTTTTAAAAGATTTAGAAAACCCCCATTTTAAATCTTTAGTGCATGATCATTGCGTTTCTTTTTCGCAAGGCATTCAAAATTTGTGGCATGATAATGATTTTTTTAATAAAATCATTAGCGATGAAAAACAATGCTTTTTTCATGCTAAGCCCTTACACCAAATCCCATGAAACTCCCGGTCGTTGAGAGCTTTTTTTCCTTACAGGGTGAAGGAAAAAGGATAGGCAAGCCCAGTCTTTTTTTACGCTTAGGGGGGTGTAACCTTTCATGCAAGGGCTTTAATTGTAAAACCTTATTGAATGATGAAATTCTAACAGGTTGCGACAGCTTGTATGCGGTGCATCCTAAATTCAAAACATCTTGGGATTATTACAATGAGCCTAAACCCTTGATTGAACGATTAGAGGATTTAGCCCCTAATTATAAGGATTTTGATTTCATTCTTACAGGCGGGGAGCCAAGCTTGTATTTCAATAACCCTATTTTAATCAGCGTTTTAGAGCATTTTTATCGCCAAAAAATCCCTTTATGTGTAGAGAGTAATGGTTCTATTTTTTTTGAATTTAGCCCTATTTTAAAAGAATTGCATTTCACCCTGAGCGTCAAACTCTCTTTTTCTTTGGAGGAAGAAAGCAAGCGGATCAACCTCAAAGCCTTACAAAATATCTTAAATAACGCTAAAAGCGTGCATTTTAAATTTGTATTGGAGAGTCAAAACGCCGCTCAATCTATTACAGAAATCCAAAGCCTTTTGAAACAACTCTCCTTAAAAAATAATGAAATCTTTTTAATGCCCTTAGGCACAAATAACAACGAGCTAGACAAAAATCTAAAAACCCTAGCCCCCCTAGCCATAAAGCATGGTTTCAGGCTAAGCGATAGGCTTCATATCCGCTTGTGGGATAATCAAAAAGGGTTTTAAAAAGTTAATCATGACCATCAAAGTTTTTTCGCCCAAATACCCCACTGAATTAGAAGAATTTTATGCTAAGCGCATCGCTGACAACCCTTTAGGGTTTATCCAACGCTTGGATCTTTTGCCCAGTATTAGTGGGTTCGTTCAAAAACTGCGCGAGCATGGCGGGGAATTTTTTGGAATGAGAAAGGATAAAAAGCTCATCGGGATCTGCGGGCTTAATCGTATCAATGAAACAGAAGCAGAGCTGTGCAAATTCCACATGGATAGTGCTTATCAATCTCAAGGGTTGGGTCAAAAACTCTATGAGAGCGTGGAACGATACGCTTTTATTGAAGGCTATACTAAAATCTCTCTGCATGTGAGCAAAAGCCAAATCAAGGCATGCAACCTCTATCAAAAGCTGGGTTTTATGCCAATCAAAGAAGAAGATTGCATGGTGGAGTTGGGCGAAGAGATTTTGATTTTCCCTACTCTTTTTATGGAAAAGATTCTGTCTTAATTGGCGCATCCATTTGACACACGCCCAAGCGATAATTTCCCTATCAAACTTTGATTAACATAGCCTAATTAATGATAAATAAACTATAAAACAAACGCTTGTTGTTAAAATTTTGTTTTAATATGAAACACTAATCCCTTGTAAAAACTTTAATTTTCAAAAAATAAACAAACCATCCCCTTAAATTGTATAATAAAGACACTATAAACTAAAAAGAGATAACCATGAGAAAACTATTCATCCCACTTTTATTATTCAGCGCTTTAGAAGCGAATGAGAAAAATGGCTTTTTCATAGAAGCCGGGTTTGAAACTGGGCTATTAGAAGGCGTTCAAACGCAAGAAAAAAGACACACCACCACAAAAAACACTTACGCAACTTATAATTATTTACCCACAGACACGATTTTAAAAAGAGCGGCTAATTTGTTCACGGACGCTAAATCCATATCACAATTAAATTTTTCATCTTTATCTCCTGTTAAAGTGTTGTATATCGGTGGTAAATTAACTATAGAAAACTTCCTACCTTATAATTTAAGCAACGTGAAGCTTAGTTTTACAGACGCTCAAGGCAATGTAATCAATCTAGGCGTGATAGAGACTATCCCCAAACACTCTAAAATTGTTTTACCTGGGGAGGCATTTGATAGCCTAAAAGAGGCGTTTGATAAAATTGGTCCCTATACTTTCTTTCTTCCAAAATTTGAAGCCACTAGCACTTCTATTTCTGACGCTAACACGCAGAGGGTGTTTGAAACGCTCAATAACATTAAAACAAATCTTATAATGAAATATAGTAATGAAAATCCAAGCAATTTCAACACTTGTCCTTACAATAATAATGGTAATACAAAAAATGATTGTTGGCAACCTTTCACCCCACAAACCGCAGAAGAATTCACCAATTTGATGTTGAACATGATCGCTGTTTTAGACTCCCAATCTTGGGGCGATGCGATCTTAAACGCTCCTTTTGAATTCACTAACAGCTCAACAGATTGTGATAATGATCCTTCAAAATGCGTAAATCCCGGAGTAAATGGGCGTGTTGATACTAAAGTTGATCAACAATATATACTCAACAAACAAGGTATCATTAATAATTTTAGAAAAAAAATAGAAATTGATGCGGTTGTTTTAAAAAATTCAGGGGTTGTAGGGTTAGCCAATGGATATGGTAATGATGGTGAATATGGCACATTAGGAGTAGAAGCCTATGCCTTAGAACCCCAAAAACTCTTTGGTAATGACCTTAAGACTATCAATTTGGCTGATTTAAGGACCATTTTGCATGAATTCAGCCACACCAAAGGCTATGGACACAATGGGAACATGACCTATCAAAGAGTGCCAACCGGTCAAACTGAAAATGGCAAGCCAAAAGATTCTGATGGTCTCCCCTATAACGTGTGCTCTCGCTTCAATGGTTCAGGTCAACCCGCTTTCCCTAGCAACTACCCTAATTCCATCTACCACAATTGTGCGGATGTCCCGGCTGGGTTTTTAGGGGTAACAGCAGCGGTCTGGCAGCAGCTTATTAATCAAAACGCTTTACCGATCAACTACGCTAACTTGGGGAGTCAAACAAACTACAACCTAAACGCTAGTTTGAACACGCAAGATTTAGCCAATTCCATGCTCAGCACCATTCAAAAAACCTTTGTCACTTCTAGCGTTACTGACCACTATTTTTCAAGCGCTTCACAGAGTTTTAGAAGCCCTATTTTAGGGGTTAACGCTAAAATAGGCTATCAAAATTACTTTAATGATTTCATAGGATTGGCTTATTATGGCATTGTGAAATACAACTATTCTAAAGCCCTTAATCAAAAATTCCAGCAATTGAGCTATGGTGGGGGGATAGATTTGTTGTTGGATTTCATCACCACTTACTCCAATAAAAATAGCCCTACAGGCGTTCAAACGAGAAAGAATTTTTCTTCCTCTTTTGGTATCTTTGGGGGGTTAAGGGGCTTGTATAACAGCTATTATGTGTTGAACAAAGTCAAAGGGAGCGGTAATTTAGATGTGGCTACTGGGTTGAATTACCGCTATAAGCATTCTAAATATTCTGTAGGGATTAGCATCCCTTTAATCCAAAGAAAAGCTAGCGTCGTTTCTAGTGGTGGCGATTACACGAACTCTTTTGTTTTCAATGAAGGGGCTAGCCATTTTAAGGTGTTTTTCAATTACGGGTGGGTGTTTTAAAACGCTAAAATATTAAAAAACTCAATCAAGCGATAATCTCATTGTGATGCACGAAGTTAGGGTGTTTTAAATCACTCAAGCAGAAATTCCAATCGCTTTATCGGTTGGGTGCTTCACTGAGATTGCAGAGAGGAATTATAATATCCCCCACCCCCTTAAGAGTTTTACAACAAAGTGAAATCTAAAACGATAAGTTTAAAAATCTTTGAATGTTAAGAATTTCATCGCCACCAAAATCCACCGACGCTAAGCGTTAAACCCTTACAACAAATAGCGCTAAAACACCTTATTAAAACTTAAATAATAACGCTTTCTTTTTAGCTTTTTCTCTCTTTTTCCACGAAATTCCTCTATATTTTTAATTCTAGGGTCAATACGATTTTTTTAAATATGGTTTAATGAAAATCGGCTCAATCTTGGTTGAATCACTCAAAAGTTTGTGCTTCTTTCATGTTATGGGCGATTCGTGTTGGGGGTTAGATTGATTGTAAATTGGCGCCATTAAAAGCGATGTAATAAAGGCAATTAAAGAAACCACAAAAATATAAAAGCTTAAACCATAACTTTGCAAGCTTTCAGGCGCCACTATAGCTTTTGCGTTTAACCAGCTTGAAAGTTGAGGGGTAAAGCCAGCGGTTATAGCATAGGCTATGTTATAAGCGAAGGAAATCCCGCTAAAACGGATTTTGGCGCTAAACACATCGCTCATAAAAATGGGGCAAAAATTCATAATACCCGCGCAAAAGCAAGCTAAAAAGTATAAAACTATGGTATTGATTAAACTTGGCGCGTTAGAATAAAATTCTCTAAAGAATAAAAAGCCAAAAAAAGCAAAAGCCACGCTAAAAGCCATGCAAACTTTGTGTGGTTTGATTTTATCGGCTAAAAACCCGGTTAAAACAATAGAACTCACAATACCAACAAGTCCTAAAATTTGAAAATAGGTTTTTTCAAAAGGAGTGAAATTAAAATTGGGATGCATGAGAGTGAAATTGGGAACGAAAAGGATAAAAATCAAAATGCAAGCGGTTAAAACCCAAGTGATAAGCATGGAGATTAATATGCCAAAGCGAGAGTTTTTAAACACCTCTTTAAGCGGGAATTTAACTAAGGCGTTGTCCTGCTTCATTTGCTGAAAAACAGGAGTTTCCTCTAAAAAGCGCCTCAAATAAACAGAAATGATACCAAAAATCCCTCCAAGCCCAAAGGCAACCCTCCAAGCCCAATCTTCAACAACAGGCTTGTCAAAAACCATGTAAATCCCTATATAAACCAAACTCCCAAGCAAAATCCCAGAAACTACAGAAGCGCTTAAAAAACCGATATAAGTGTTTTTTTGGCCTTGCGGGGCATGCTCATGGACAAAAACCCAAGCGCCAGGCAATTCACCACCCACAGCAACGCCTTGACAGATCCTAACAAACACCAAAAAAACAGGAGCTATGTAACCAAGATAATGAGCGTTTTTTAGGCTAAGTCCCATGCTACCAACGCCAAAACCCACCAAATCATTAAAAGTTGGCATCAAAGCGAGCGCAAAGGTTGGGATTACCATCAATAAAATAGAGAGCATGAACATGTTTTTACGGCCGAATCTATCCCCAAAGTGGGCCATCACTATGCCGCCAAGCGGGCGCGCTAGATAGCCTGCAGCAAAGATACCATAAGTGTTGATTTCAGACCAAATAGGGCTAAGCGTGTTCGGGAAAAAGTGTTTGGCAATGATACTCGTAAAAAATACAAAGATGATAAAATCGTAAAATTCTAAAGTCCCGCCAAGCGAAGATAACCCTAAGGTTCTTACCTCTTTTTTGCCTAAATGTTTTATTGATTATCCTTTCACTAAGGCTATCGCCCTTTTAATTTTTCATTTTGAAACTAAGATTGATAAAATTAATATAGCTACCTTACACCTTAACGGCATTTTTAGATAGCAAGCAGTAAATGAAATTTATTATCGTTCAAAAAGTGAATCATTCTACCTTTTTTATCATTAAGCATGACTTAAACGAGTTTAAATTTTGTTTTACCCATTTTGTCAAAACGCTTTACCCGATTCTATCAGCCAAAAAAACACTCCTATGAAGACTTAGGCAATAACGCTTCTTTTAATCTTTTAATGATAGCTTCTTCTCTTTTTTCACGAAATTCTTTTATATTTTCCCATTCTAATTTTAGGGTAGGGTCAATATAATTTCTTTTTTTATACTCTTCTATGGCTTGCTCATTTTTATCCAACTAGCGCGAAAAACTCCGTCCTTTAGGGCGGAGATGTAAGCGTTTAGCCGTTAGGCTATTTGAACATTGTTTCACCTAGATCCATTCGCTTTTTAGAGCATTCTATTAAAAATCAAAGTTAGCTAATTTAATGCGGTGTTTCTTGATCTTATATGTATTGCTTAATCATCTCTAAAGGTGCACCCCCACAACTCCCAGCGAAATAACTAGGCGACCATAAATGCTTCCCCCATAAACAAGCTTCAACGCTTTTGAAATGGTGTTGCCTAGTCAAACGACTGCTCACGCCTTTTAAAGAATTGACTAACTTGCTCACGCTCACTTTTGGAGGGTAGTTGATAAGCAAATGCACATGATCGCTTTCCCCATCAAACTCCACCAATTCGCTCTCAAAGTCTTTACACACTTTAGCAAACACCGATCCTAAAAAATCTATCACTTCCTTGTTGAACGCTGAACGCCTGTATTTAGTAACAAACACCAAATGCACATGCATCAAAAAAACACAATGTCTTCCGTGTCTTGTGTCATCAATTTTTTTCATAGACCTATTTTAACTAAAAGATGTTAAAATACTTCTATGAAAGTCAATAAGGGTTTTAAATTCCGCTTGTATCCCACTAAAGAACAAGAAAGCAAACTGCAACATTGTTTTTTTGTCTATAACCAAGC contains:
- the folE gene encoding GTP cyclohydrolase I FolE; protein product: MENFFNQFFENIGEDKNREGLKETPKRVQELWKFLYKGYKEDPKVALKSAYFQGVCDEMIVAQNIEFYSTCEHHLLPFLGNISVGYIPKEKIVGISAIAKLIEIYSKRLQIQERLTTQIAETFDEIIEPRGVIVVCEAKHLCMSMQGVQKQNAIIKTSVLKGLFKKDPKTRAEFMQLLKS
- the recR gene encoding recombination mediator RecR translates to MNTYKNSLNHFLNLVDCLEKIPNVGKKSAFKMAYHLGLENPYLALKITHALENALENLKTCSSCNALSESEVCEICSDESRQNSQLCMVLHPRDVFILEDLKDFLGRYYVLNSIEEVDFNALEKRLIEENIKEIIFAFPPTLANDSLMLYIEDKLQHFHLTFTKIAQGVPTGVNFENIDSVSLSRAFNSRIKA
- a CDS encoding polyprenyl synthetase family protein, with the protein product MNNPNLSFYYNECERFESFLNHHHLHLESFHPYLEKAFFEMVLNGGKRFRPKLFLAVLCALVGQKDYSNQQTEYFKIALSIECLHTYSLIHDDLPCMDNAALRRNHPTLHAKYDETTAVLVGDALNTYSFELLSNALLESHIIVELIKILSVNGGIKGMILGQALDCYFENTPLNLEQLTFLHEHKTAKLISASLMMGLVASGIKDEELFKWLQAFGLKTGLCFQVLDDIIDVTQDEEESGKTTHLDSTKNSFVNLLGLEKANDYAQTLKTEILNDLNLLKPAYPLLQENLNALLNTLFKGKT
- the hopJ gene encoding Hop family outer membrane protein HopJ/HopK; protein product: MPKTLLHSSFFLPLLLSFCIAEENGAYASVGFEYSISHAVEHNNPFLNQERIQIISNAQNKIYKLHQVKNEITNMPKTFAYINNALKNNSKLTPTEIQAEKYYLQSSFENIEKIVMLSGGVASNPQLVQALEKMQEPITNPLEFEENLKNLEAQFAQSQNRMLSSLSSQIAAISNSLNALDPTSYSKNISSMYGVTLSVGYKHFFTKKKNQGLRYYLFYDYGYTNFGFVGNGFDGLGKMNNHLYGLGIDYLYNFIDNAQKHSSVGFYAGFALAGSSWVGSGLSMWVSETDFINNYLTGYQAKMHTSFFQIPLNFGVRVNVNRHNGFEMGLKIPLAVNSFYETHGKGLNTSLFFKRLVVFNVSYVYSF
- the htpX gene encoding zinc metalloprotease HtpX → MTNFEKIIAQNRIKTNAVLATYCAIFAFIGLLVDVIRINANDLGTALFKLMTFQIFPTITIIMFLAAFVIIVVCIQNFSSIMLSGDGYKLIDTSKVLSSKENQIHRLLLELLEEAKLHFEPKLYIINAPYMNAFASGWNESNSLIALTSALIERLDKDELKAVIAHELSHIRHNDIRLTMCVGILSNIMLLVANFSVYFFMGNRKNSGANLARMILLVLQIILPFLTLILQMYLSRTREYMADSGAAFLMHDNKPMIRALQKISNDYANNDYKGIDQNSTRSAAYLFNAEMFSTHPSVKNRIQSLRKRVI
- a CDS encoding 2-hydroxymuconate tautomerase family protein, encoding MPFINIKLVPENGGPTNEQKQQLIEGVSDLMVKVLNKNKASIVVIIDEVDSNNYGLGGESVHHLRQKN
- the truD gene encoding tRNA pseudouridine(13) synthase TruD translates to MNLNFMPLLHAYNHASIDFHFNSSARDFCVHEVPLYEFSNTGEHAVIQVRKSGLSTLEMLQIFSQILGVRIAELGYAGLKDKNALTTQFISLPKKYAPLLEKNTSNFQERNLKILSLNYHHNKIKLGHLKGNRFFMRFKKMTPLNAQKTEQVLEQIAQFGMPNYFGSQRFGKFNDNHQEGLKILQNQTKFAHQKLNAFLISSYQSYLFNALLSKRLEISKIISDFSLKENLEFFKQKNLSVDSNTLKTLKNQAHPFKILEGDVMCHYPYGKFFDALELEKEGERFLKKEVAPTGLLDGKKALYAKNLSLEIEKEFQHNLLSSHAKTLGSRRFFWVFAENITSQYMKEKAQFELGFYLPKGSYASALLKEIKHEKGENNDEF